In Liquorilactobacillus nagelii DSM 13675, the following proteins share a genomic window:
- the yidC gene encoding membrane protein insertase YidC, which produces MKKIKRLTVLPVFLSVAILLSGCVQRTKSGKPYGFIYDNLAVPTQHIMLWLSSHLGNSLGWAIIVLTFIVRLVLMPVMLQQSKKATIQQEKMSSLQPQMREIQKRQKAAKSKEEQAAVSQDMMKLYRENGVSLTGGIGCLPILIQMPIFAALYAAIQYSPELSSSYFMGINLGQKSYILAGLTFLIYLLQGYLSTLGIPKEQKKQMQSMMFMSPIMLGFMTIVAPAGLGLYFFIGGIFACIQVVLINFMRPKIRAEIQAELKKNPPKKIIHEEEKILHDKAAETVKHVKAEITSERKMNNTNRKRNAGKQQRK; this is translated from the coding sequence ATGAAGAAAATTAAACGTTTGACTGTACTGCCGGTTTTTTTGTCCGTAGCCATCCTTCTAAGCGGCTGTGTCCAAAGAACTAAAAGCGGCAAACCATATGGATTTATCTATGATAATCTAGCAGTTCCAACTCAACATATTATGCTTTGGCTTTCTAGCCATCTAGGTAATAGTCTAGGGTGGGCAATTATTGTTTTAACATTTATTGTCCGATTGGTATTAATGCCGGTAATGCTTCAACAATCAAAAAAAGCCACTATTCAACAAGAAAAAATGTCTTCTTTACAACCACAGATGCGTGAAATTCAAAAAAGACAAAAAGCAGCGAAATCAAAAGAAGAACAAGCTGCCGTTAGTCAAGATATGATGAAACTTTATCGCGAAAATGGTGTATCTTTAACTGGTGGAATCGGTTGTTTACCAATTTTAATCCAAATGCCAATTTTTGCAGCGTTATATGCTGCAATTCAATATTCACCAGAACTTTCAAGTTCCTATTTTATGGGGATTAACTTAGGGCAAAAGAGTTATATTTTGGCTGGTTTAACCTTTTTAATCTACTTACTACAAGGTTATCTATCAACCCTAGGAATTCCAAAAGAACAAAAGAAACAAATGCAATCAATGATGTTTATGAGCCCGATTATGCTAGGGTTTATGACAATTGTTGCTCCAGCTGGCTTAGGACTATATTTCTTTATCGGCGGAATCTTTGCTTGTATTCAAGTAGTTTTAATAAACTTTATGCGACCAAAGATTCGTGCAGAAATTCAAGCTGAGTTGAAAAAAAATCCACCCAAGAAAATTATTCACGAAGAAGAAAAAATACTACATGATAAAGCTGCTGAGACAGTTAAGCATGTCAAAGCAGAAATCACCAGTGAAAGAAAAATGAATAACACTAACCGCAAACGCAATGCTGGTAAACAGCAGCGAAAATAA
- a CDS encoding acylphosphatase translates to MINVKICVYGLVQGVGFRYCTKIVADQLEIAGIVRNQNDGSVYIEAQGTITQVKKFIAKIKDSPTPSGRVERITVKELPVKEYHGFKVTY, encoded by the coding sequence ATGATTAATGTTAAAATTTGTGTTTATGGGTTAGTCCAAGGGGTGGGTTTTCGTTATTGTACTAAAATAGTTGCCGATCAATTGGAAATAGCAGGCATTGTTCGCAATCAAAATGATGGTTCTGTGTATATTGAAGCACAAGGAACCATCACGCAAGTTAAGAAGTTCATCGCCAAAATTAAAGATTCCCCTACCCCCAGCGGTCGAGTTGAACGGATCACCGTAAAAGAATTACCTGTCAAAGAGTATCATGGCTTTAAAGTTACCTACTAA
- a CDS encoding TrmH family RNA methyltransferase, translated as MEKIESVQNPNIKQWLKLKTKKGRQQQQAYLLDGWHLVKEALRAQIDLQIILVTAEFKYQAEFEELKSAPIKTIEVSAAIAKRLSENPAPQGIFAIAAISSEPLNIPAQISGGWLLLDSVQDPGNIGTMVRTADAAGFAGVVFGEKTADLFQPKVVRAMQGSQFHIKLFKGRLVDWITRFKQQQIPVFGTQVSPQAVSYRQIKAQANLALIMGNEGNGMTDQLLEMTDRNLYIPILGQAESLNVAVAAGILMFYLHRVD; from the coding sequence ATGGAAAAAATTGAATCGGTACAAAACCCAAATATTAAGCAATGGCTAAAATTAAAAACTAAGAAAGGCCGTCAACAGCAACAGGCGTACTTGTTGGATGGCTGGCATTTAGTCAAAGAGGCTTTACGAGCTCAAATAGACTTACAAATTATTTTAGTAACAGCAGAATTTAAATATCAAGCTGAATTTGAAGAACTGAAGAGTGCTCCGATTAAAACGATTGAAGTTTCAGCGGCGATTGCTAAACGTTTAAGTGAAAACCCAGCTCCACAAGGAATATTTGCAATCGCAGCGATTTCAAGTGAACCACTGAATATTCCAGCGCAAATTTCTGGGGGCTGGTTACTACTTGATAGTGTACAAGATCCGGGTAACATTGGGACAATGGTTAGGACAGCAGATGCGGCAGGCTTTGCTGGTGTCGTTTTTGGTGAGAAGACAGCCGATTTATTTCAACCAAAAGTAGTACGGGCAATGCAAGGTAGTCAATTTCATATTAAGCTATTTAAGGGCAGATTAGTAGATTGGATAACTCGATTTAAACAACAGCAGATACCAGTCTTTGGGACTCAAGTTAGCCCACAAGCTGTAAGTTATCGTCAGATTAAAGCGCAAGCTAATTTGGCTTTGATTATGGGAAATGAAGGAAATGGAATGACAGATCAGTTGCTAGAAATGACCGATCGAAATCTTTATATTCCTATTTTAGGGCAGGCAGAATCGTTAAATGTGGCAGTGGCGGCCGGAATTTTAATGTTTTATCTTCATCGAGTAGACTAA
- a CDS encoding HD domain-containing protein, which yields MKKNEWQQDQEYLSYVGELLARPEVQRLANYTQHYFSNRLEHSISVSYDSYRIAKRFKLNARATARAGLLHDLFYYDWRTTKFSSGTHAWIHPRIAVRNAEKFTHLSKLERDIILKHMWGATIAPPRYLEGYIVTLVDKYEATSEVGHPLMLRYEKRLKQHLGMTN from the coding sequence ATGAAAAAAAATGAATGGCAACAAGATCAAGAATATTTGAGTTATGTTGGAGAATTGTTGGCTCGTCCAGAAGTTCAGCGGCTTGCTAATTATACGCAGCATTATTTTTCTAATCGGTTGGAACATTCGATTTCTGTATCGTATGATAGCTATCGAATTGCAAAAAGATTTAAATTGAATGCTCGGGCAACTGCTCGAGCGGGTTTATTGCATGATTTATTTTACTATGATTGGCGGACAACTAAGTTTAGTAGTGGAACTCATGCGTGGATTCATCCACGTATTGCGGTCAGAAATGCTGAAAAATTTACTCATTTAAGTAAGCTTGAACGAGATATTATTTTGAAGCATATGTGGGGGGCTACTATTGCTCCACCACGCTATTTAGAGGGTTATATTGTTACATTAGTCGATAAGTACGAAGCAACTAGTGAAGTTGGTCATCCGTTGATGTTACGGTACGAAAAACGCTTAAAGCAACATTTAGGAATGACTAATTAA
- a CDS encoding winged helix-turn-helix transcriptional regulator: protein MTTNQFKLCPKFEKTFGILGKKWNGLIIDVLLNEGPQRFKDLALKVEKCSDRVLVERLRELQEDGLVLRQVAADGRPIYRLTAQGEDLRPIMQEIHTWAEKWFSLADCQ from the coding sequence ATGACAACAAACCAATTTAAATTATGTCCTAAATTTGAGAAAACCTTTGGAATTCTTGGGAAAAAATGGAATGGTTTAATTATTGATGTATTATTAAATGAGGGACCACAAAGATTCAAAGACTTGGCTCTTAAAGTTGAAAAATGTAGCGATCGAGTTTTAGTTGAAAGATTGCGTGAGTTGCAAGAAGATGGTTTGGTTTTGCGTCAAGTTGCAGCAGACGGACGACCAATTTATCGTTTGACTGCACAAGGTGAAGACTTACGACCGATTATGCAAGAAATTCATACTTGGGCAGAAAAATGGTTTAGTTTAGCGGATTGCCAGTAA
- the pheS gene encoding phenylalanine--tRNA ligase subunit alpha, whose product MSLQEKLAELKRQALSEIEKTETPDKINEIRVHLLGKKGPITEILRGMRDLPKEQRPEVGSFANKVRDEITNAISEQKAKVETALTAKRLENEAIDVTLPGVPVKTGTPHIIMQVIDQIEKLFLGMGYQIVDGPEIEEDHYNFEMMNLPKDHPARDMQDTFYITDQILMRTQTSPVQARTMEKHDFSQGPLKMISPGKVYRRDTDDATHSHQFHQVEGLVIDKQITMADLKGTLEKIAQTVFGEEREIRLRPSYFPFTEPSVEVDVSCFKCGGKGCKVCKQTGWIEVLGAGMVHPNVLQMAGVDPEVYGGFAFGLGPDRFAMLKYGVDDIREFYLNDVRFLEQFSQKE is encoded by the coding sequence ATGAGTTTACAAGAAAAATTGGCAGAATTAAAGCGTCAGGCATTGTCTGAAATTGAAAAAACAGAAACACCAGATAAAATTAATGAGATTCGCGTACACTTATTGGGGAAAAAGGGACCAATTACAGAAATTTTACGGGGTATGCGTGATTTACCTAAAGAGCAACGTCCTGAGGTAGGAAGTTTTGCCAATAAGGTCCGGGATGAAATAACAAATGCAATCAGCGAACAAAAGGCTAAAGTTGAAACAGCTTTGACGGCAAAGCGCTTGGAAAATGAAGCAATTGATGTTACTTTGCCTGGTGTACCAGTTAAAACCGGTACTCCACATATTATCATGCAAGTCATTGACCAAATTGAAAAGCTCTTTTTAGGGATGGGGTATCAGATCGTTGATGGACCTGAGATTGAGGAAGATCATTACAATTTTGAAATGATGAACTTACCCAAAGATCATCCTGCTCGGGACATGCAGGATACTTTTTATATTACAGACCAAATCTTAATGCGGACACAAACTTCGCCAGTACAAGCCCGCACAATGGAAAAACACGATTTTTCGCAAGGGCCATTAAAAATGATTTCACCCGGGAAAGTTTATCGACGTGATACTGATGACGCGACTCATTCTCATCAATTTCATCAAGTTGAAGGATTAGTAATTGATAAACAAATTACAATGGCTGATTTGAAGGGAACTTTGGAAAAAATTGCGCAAACCGTTTTTGGTGAAGAACGTGAAATTCGCTTGCGACCAAGCTATTTTCCATTTACTGAACCATCAGTTGAAGTTGATGTTTCTTGCTTTAAATGTGGTGGAAAGGGCTGCAAAGTTTGCAAGCAAACTGGTTGGATTGAAGTTTTAGGTGCTGGAATGGTTCATCCAAATGTATTGCAGATGGCTGGAGTTGATCCGGAAGTTTATGGTGGTTTTGCTTTTGGTTTAGGACCAGATAGATTTGCGATGTTGAAATACGGTGTTGATGATATTCGTGAGTTTTACTTAAATGATGTTCGCTTCTTAGAACAATTTTCACAGAAGGAGTAA
- the pheT gene encoding phenylalanine--tRNA ligase subunit beta: MKVSTKWLQDYVDLKVDPAQLAEKIERTAVEVDEEYRLADGLKKIVVGYVKSKRPHPDSDHLNICQVDIGQKDLLQIVCGAPNLAADKKVIVALPGARIAGNVKIKRSKMRGEVSEGMICSLQEIGFADGVVPKKFADGIYFLPADAKLGETVFSYLGMDESIIDLDVTPNRADMLSMRGTATELAAIYDKQTHFTHPQIVEEAPEKTADLLQVTVDSKLAPTYLVRIIKNVTLKASPLWLQKRLWNAGVRPINNVVDVTNYILLDYGQPLHSFDYDQIAGQQLTVRLAEPNEKLQTLDEQERQLRPGKDIVIADTQGAVALAGTMGGLRTAVSDQTTTIALEAAVFDSTRVRQTARRHNLHSEASMRFERGINQSTVAEALDAAAMLIAKLGDGQLTKEILTASLTEPEPVTVITSLGKINHVLGTTLSVTTVKDIFKRLGFEVSTSATDFTVVIPPSRWDISIPADLIEEVARIYGYDNLPATLPTSVLVPGHYTYRQRIIRQTCQLLESAGLDQAISYGLTNKVKASRFMLEPSAATELNFPMSSDRTTARMNLISGLLDDVAYNVARKVENVALYEEGRVFYRQADQTRPREVEHVAGALTGEFALGNWHESSSKVDFFVTKGIVEFLLKSLGIEKVRFIKAVEHDDMHPGRTADIYLGEQFIGFVGEVHPTICEEYGIKRTYVFEIDLQQVIETPKHEERYQPISKYPAITRDVALAVDQSVENAEITNCFYDHGGKYLQSVQLFDVYQGSKLSSNKKSLAYKLTYQAQDTTLSDEQVNLDFERVLQRVEEKFAAVVR, from the coding sequence ATGAAAGTTTCAACAAAATGGCTTCAAGATTACGTTGATTTAAAAGTTGATCCAGCTCAATTGGCTGAAAAAATTGAACGGACAGCAGTTGAAGTTGATGAAGAGTATCGACTTGCAGATGGTTTAAAGAAAATCGTTGTTGGTTATGTTAAAAGCAAACGGCCACATCCAGACTCAGATCACCTGAATATTTGCCAAGTCGATATTGGTCAAAAGGATTTGCTGCAAATTGTTTGTGGCGCTCCTAATTTAGCAGCTGATAAGAAAGTTATTGTAGCGCTGCCCGGAGCAAGAATTGCTGGTAATGTAAAAATCAAACGAAGCAAAATGCGTGGCGAAGTTTCTGAAGGTATGATTTGTTCGTTGCAAGAAATTGGTTTTGCTGATGGAGTTGTCCCTAAAAAATTTGCAGATGGAATTTATTTTTTACCAGCTGATGCCAAGCTAGGAGAAACGGTGTTTAGTTATTTGGGTATGGATGAATCGATTATTGACCTGGATGTAACGCCAAATCGAGCAGATATGTTAAGCATGCGTGGGACAGCAACGGAACTAGCTGCTATTTATGATAAACAAACACATTTTACTCATCCTCAAATCGTTGAAGAGGCACCTGAAAAAACTGCTGACTTGTTGCAAGTAACGGTTGATTCGAAATTAGCACCAACTTATCTAGTTAGAATTATTAAAAATGTTACGTTAAAAGCTAGTCCACTCTGGTTGCAAAAAAGATTGTGGAATGCTGGTGTTCGTCCGATTAATAATGTAGTTGATGTTACTAATTATATTTTGTTAGATTATGGTCAACCGCTGCATTCTTTTGATTATGATCAAATTGCTGGTCAGCAATTGACTGTCAGGTTGGCAGAACCAAACGAAAAGCTCCAGACTTTAGATGAACAAGAACGTCAATTACGTCCGGGAAAAGATATTGTAATTGCGGACACTCAGGGGGCTGTTGCTCTAGCCGGAACAATGGGGGGCTTGCGGACAGCTGTTTCTGATCAAACGACAACAATTGCACTTGAAGCGGCAGTTTTTGATTCAACACGAGTGCGGCAAACAGCTCGTCGCCACAATCTTCATAGTGAAGCTTCAATGCGTTTTGAACGCGGAATTAATCAAAGTACTGTTGCTGAGGCTTTGGATGCGGCAGCGATGTTAATTGCAAAACTAGGAGATGGTCAGTTAACTAAAGAAATTTTAACTGCTTCGTTGACTGAACCTGAGCCTGTCACTGTTATTACGTCTTTAGGCAAAATTAATCATGTTTTAGGAACAACCTTGTCAGTCACAACTGTTAAAGATATATTCAAGCGATTAGGGTTTGAGGTTTCAACTTCTGCGACTGATTTTACAGTTGTAATTCCACCTAGTCGATGGGATATTAGCATTCCAGCTGATTTAATTGAAGAAGTTGCGCGAATTTATGGTTACGATAATTTACCCGCAACATTACCGACGAGTGTTTTAGTTCCAGGGCACTATACCTATCGTCAACGTATAATCCGACAAACTTGTCAGTTGCTAGAAAGTGCAGGCTTAGATCAAGCGATTTCATATGGCCTGACTAATAAGGTGAAAGCTAGTCGCTTTATGTTGGAACCTTCAGCTGCTACTGAATTGAACTTTCCAATGAGTTCAGATCGAACTACAGCGCGCATGAATTTGATCAGCGGGTTATTAGATGATGTTGCTTATAATGTGGCCCGTAAAGTTGAAAATGTTGCTCTATATGAAGAAGGTAGAGTTTTTTATCGTCAAGCAGATCAGACTCGGCCGCGTGAAGTTGAACATGTTGCGGGTGCCTTAACAGGTGAATTTGCATTAGGAAACTGGCATGAATCAAGTAGTAAAGTTGATTTCTTTGTAACGAAAGGAATTGTTGAATTTTTATTAAAAAGTTTAGGAATTGAAAAAGTTCGTTTTATAAAAGCTGTTGAGCATGATGATATGCATCCAGGTCGAACTGCAGACATTTACTTGGGCGAACAATTTATCGGTTTTGTTGGTGAAGTTCATCCAACAATTTGCGAAGAATATGGTATTAAACGGACATACGTTTTTGAAATTGATTTGCAACAAGTCATTGAGACTCCAAAACACGAAGAACGTTATCAACCAATTTCTAAGTACCCTGCTATTACTCGAGATGTTGCCTTGGCGGTTGATCAAAGTGTTGAAAATGCTGAAATTACAAATTGTTTCTATGACCATGGTGGAAAGTACTTACAGTCTGTTCAATTATTCGATGTTTATCAAGGCAGCAAATTGTCCAGCAATAAAAAATCTTTGGCCTATAAATTGACATATCAAGCGCAAGATACTACCTTGTCAGATGAGCAAGTTAATTTAGACTTTGAACGAGTATTGCAAAGAGTAGAAGAAAAATTTGCAGCAGTTGTTCGTTAG
- the mltG gene encoding endolytic transglycosylase MltG — MKLKFKKNTVADGKKTSATSPLAKRIVVGIIGLIVILIAVIGFQAYHFFNQAMKPLDPKSEKITEIKIPIGSTNKQIGNILEDKKIIKSGFVFDYYVKKHNLGQFKAGYYELKPSMTLKTIAKKLEKGGASQSIKSGKVLVREGVTADQIGDVIQKRTKYSKASFLKLLNNQQFINKLAKKYPELLSSAVQAKNVRYRLEGYLYPATYYLNKNESLKQLIEEMVVKSNQMLTPYYDQIKKKNWTVQKVLTLASLVEREGVTANDRYRIAGVFENRLDAGMMIQSDISVLYALGKHKTSVSYKDLKVNSPYNLYRHQGVGPGPFNNPSIESVNAVLNPTDRDQHYLYFIANMKTGKVYYSKTYAEHQELTQKLEKQNN, encoded by the coding sequence TTGAAGTTAAAATTCAAAAAAAATACCGTAGCTGATGGTAAGAAGACATCAGCTACCAGTCCGTTAGCTAAACGGATTGTTGTTGGAATCATTGGACTAATTGTGATTTTAATTGCAGTTATTGGATTTCAGGCATATCATTTTTTCAATCAAGCGATGAAGCCGTTGGATCCTAAAAGTGAAAAGATTACTGAAATAAAGATTCCAATTGGCAGTACCAACAAACAAATTGGAAATATTCTAGAGGATAAAAAAATTATTAAAAGCGGCTTTGTTTTTGATTATTATGTAAAGAAACATAATTTAGGTCAATTTAAAGCTGGTTATTACGAATTGAAGCCGTCAATGACACTGAAAACAATTGCAAAAAAGCTTGAAAAGGGTGGGGCAAGTCAGTCAATTAAATCAGGCAAGGTGTTAGTTCGCGAGGGAGTAACAGCGGATCAAATTGGGGATGTAATTCAAAAAAGGACAAAATATTCAAAAGCTAGTTTTTTGAAATTGCTCAACAATCAGCAATTCATTAATAAGTTGGCAAAAAAATATCCAGAATTGCTTAGCTCTGCGGTACAAGCTAAAAATGTTCGCTATCGCTTAGAAGGTTATCTATATCCTGCAACTTATTACCTGAATAAAAATGAAAGTTTAAAACAATTGATTGAGGAAATGGTTGTTAAAAGCAATCAAATGTTGACACCTTATTACGATCAAATTAAGAAGAAAAATTGGACGGTTCAAAAAGTTTTAACATTAGCTTCTTTGGTTGAAAGAGAAGGAGTAACCGCTAACGACCGTTATCGAATAGCTGGAGTATTTGAGAATCGACTGGATGCAGGTATGATGATTCAATCAGATATCTCGGTTTTATATGCGTTGGGCAAACATAAGACTAGTGTTTCTTATAAAGACTTGAAGGTTAACTCGCCATATAATTTATATCGCCATCAAGGAGTTGGACCGGGACCATTCAATAATCCAAGTATTGAATCAGTTAATGCGGTATTAAACCCAACTGACCGTGATCAGCATTATCTGTATTTCATTGCTAATATGAAAACAGGGAAAGTTTATTATTCAAAGACGTATGCCGAGCACCAAGAATTGACCCAAAAATTAGAGAAACAAAACAATTAA
- the udk gene encoding uridine kinase, with protein sequence MVAKARKPPVIIGVTGGSGSGKTTVSQAVFNQLAGHSVLMLQEDSYYNDQAGLTMEQRLQVNYDHPNAFDTPLLIKQLSRLLDWKSVQVPVYDYTAHTRSKQVRVVEPQEVIIVEGILVLNDPQLRDLMDIKIFVDTDDDIRIIRRIQRDIQERGRSLDSVINQYLGTVKPMYHQFIEPTKRYADVIVPEGGENTVAIDLLVTKVRDVLRRNHQQIENEI encoded by the coding sequence ATGGTAGCTAAGGCAAGAAAACCACCGGTAATTATTGGTGTGACTGGTGGTTCAGGTAGCGGCAAAACAACAGTTAGTCAAGCAGTTTTTAATCAGTTAGCTGGACATTCGGTATTAATGCTGCAAGAAGATTCATACTATAATGATCAGGCTGGCTTAACGATGGAGCAACGATTGCAAGTTAATTATGATCATCCAAATGCTTTTGATACACCACTTTTAATAAAACAGTTAAGCCGTCTACTAGACTGGAAATCGGTTCAAGTGCCAGTCTATGATTACACGGCTCACACCCGCAGTAAACAAGTTAGGGTAGTTGAGCCACAAGAAGTAATCATTGTTGAGGGGATTTTAGTTTTAAATGATCCCCAACTCAGAGATTTAATGGATATAAAAATTTTTGTAGACACGGATGATGATATCCGGATCATTCGACGAATTCAGCGTGATATCCAAGAACGCGGGCGTTCACTTGATTCTGTTATTAACCAATACTTGGGCACGGTTAAACCAATGTATCATCAATTTATTGAACCCACCAAACGTTATGCTGACGTGATTGTTCCCGAGGGGGGCGAAAATACTGTTGCAATTGATTTGTTAGTTACTAAAGTACGAGATGTGTTGCGCCGTAACCATCAACAAATCGAAAATGAAATTTAA
- the greA gene encoding transcription elongation factor GreA encodes MAEEKTYPMTIEGKKKLEDELETLKTSTRAEVIKRIKIARSFGDLSENSEYESAKNEQSFVEGRIKTIEQMLNHAEIIDNDNIAADEIAVGKTITFKELPDEEPETYTIVGAAEADPFAGKISNESPIAKGLVGHHLGENVTIETPGGDMNVKIIEVK; translated from the coding sequence ATGGCTGAAGAAAAAACTTATCCAATGACTATAGAAGGCAAAAAAAAATTAGAAGATGAATTGGAAACTTTAAAAACGTCAACACGAGCAGAGGTTATTAAAAGAATTAAAATTGCCCGGAGTTTTGGTGATTTATCGGAAAACTCAGAGTATGAGTCAGCTAAAAATGAGCAATCATTTGTTGAAGGTCGGATTAAAACTATTGAGCAAATGTTAAATCACGCGGAAATTATTGATAACGATAATATTGCCGCTGATGAAATTGCTGTTGGAAAGACGATTACTTTTAAAGAATTGCCTGATGAGGAGCCAGAAACTTACACAATTGTTGGAGCGGCTGAGGCAGATCCGTTTGCTGGTAAGATCTCTAATGAATCACCAATTGCAAAAGGGCTGGTTGGTCATCATTTAGGTGAAAATGTAACAATTGAGACACCAGGCGGGGATATGAACGTTAAAATTATCGAAGTAAAATAG
- a CDS encoding NADPH-dependent oxidoreductase produces MTETTTINHQLNHRTIRSFKQKKLTQEQLKLLEEVVNQTPTSMFMQQRSVLHLTDPVKCSKVQKISGQPYVGASGDLFIFIVDLYRNQQIRQEAGLDDGRLHSTDIFLQGVEDTVLAVQNFVTAAESMKLGTVILGSINNDPAKLIQVLQLPRLTFPILGVQVGVANQQPQLKPRLPLNLNFFENEYPTRQKNSDLLDYDKIVETYYDLRQANRRIDSFTNQVCSAKLGNKITQRDQLQRVLHAQGLCLK; encoded by the coding sequence GTGACTGAAACTACGACTATTAATCATCAATTAAATCATCGGACAATCCGCTCTTTTAAGCAAAAAAAATTGACTCAAGAACAATTGAAGCTACTTGAAGAGGTAGTTAATCAAACGCCAACCAGTATGTTTATGCAGCAGCGCAGTGTGTTGCACTTAACTGACCCGGTCAAATGTTCTAAAGTTCAAAAGATTTCTGGTCAACCATATGTTGGAGCATCTGGAGATTTGTTTATTTTTATAGTTGATCTTTATCGTAATCAACAAATTCGTCAGGAAGCAGGTTTAGATGATGGAAGGCTGCATTCTACGGATATATTTTTGCAAGGTGTTGAGGACACTGTATTAGCAGTGCAAAATTTTGTAACTGCTGCGGAAAGTATGAAACTTGGCACGGTTATCTTAGGTAGTATTAATAATGATCCAGCTAAATTAATTCAGGTTCTGCAGTTACCACGACTGACCTTTCCAATTTTAGGAGTTCAGGTTGGTGTGGCTAATCAACAACCACAACTTAAACCGCGATTGCCGCTGAATTTAAACTTCTTTGAGAATGAATATCCTACAAGACAGAAAAACTCTGATTTGCTTGACTATGACAAAATTGTTGAAACGTATTATGATCTTCGTCAAGCAAATCGGCGAATCGATTCATTCACTAATCAGGTTTGTTCTGCTAAATTAGGTAATAAAATTACTCAGCGTGATCAACTGCAACGAGTATTGCATGCACAGGGCTTATGCCTTAAATAA
- a CDS encoding site-specific integrase — MFEYKKNKAIKEKIYKNGKKSYYFQIYLGKNPQTGKKKITTKRGFKTPALANSAYHKIQMQVANGTYELLTENGKTFKEEYLEWFENQYRNTVKSSTLYKTKQIFDCHILPDIGDQQLSKITSEYLQPFVEAWSLAYKKPNIVARYAKRVFDYAYIKKEIATNPFDHILLPKIRSKNANDSHNFLSTDELKKFVTYVRDNSSVNNPGKIEFFKAVFFITLAYTGMRKGELLALTWEDVDLENKMIDINKTIVTNENGKMALQPPKWDSYRKISINQLIFEMLTKLKATNNSKLVFPNQKDNYFNLSKPNNWLNSIIDMGSSDYSAAFKLTHDPKYQSFIPQITPHGFRHTHATWLFEKNPGILPKTVQKRLGHKNIGVTLNIYTHVSSNQNELLSDTLNQI, encoded by the coding sequence ATGTTTGAATACAAGAAAAATAAAGCTATCAAAGAAAAAATTTATAAAAACGGCAAGAAGAGTTATTATTTTCAGATTTATCTAGGAAAAAATCCACAAACTGGTAAAAAGAAAATAACAACTAAACGTGGATTTAAAACTCCTGCTTTGGCCAATTCTGCATATCATAAAATTCAAATGCAAGTTGCTAATGGCACTTATGAGCTTCTTACTGAAAACGGTAAAACATTTAAAGAAGAATACTTAGAGTGGTTTGAGAACCAATATCGGAACACCGTTAAGTCCAGTACACTCTATAAAACTAAACAAATTTTCGATTGCCATATTTTACCAGATATTGGTGATCAACAGCTTAGCAAAATAACATCAGAATATTTGCAGCCATTCGTCGAAGCATGGTCACTAGCATATAAAAAACCAAATATTGTAGCAAGGTATGCGAAGCGAGTATTTGACTATGCTTACATTAAAAAAGAAATTGCCACAAACCCTTTTGATCACATCTTGCTCCCGAAGATTCGTTCAAAAAACGCAAATGATTCTCATAACTTTTTGTCGACTGATGAACTAAAAAAGTTTGTCACGTATGTCAGGGATAATTCTAGTGTTAATAATCCAGGTAAAATCGAATTCTTTAAGGCAGTGTTTTTTATAACCTTAGCTTACACGGGAATGCGTAAAGGCGAATTACTAGCTTTAACCTGGGAAGATGTTGATTTAGAAAACAAAATGATTGATATTAATAAAACCATTGTTACTAACGAAAATGGGAAGATGGCCCTTCAACCACCTAAATGGGATTCATATCGTAAAATATCGATTAACCAATTAATTTTTGAAATGCTAACTAAATTAAAAGCCACCAACAATTCTAAGCTAGTATTCCCAAATCAAAAAGATAACTATTTTAATTTGAGTAAGCCAAATAATTGGTTAAATTCAATCATTGACATGGGATCATCAGATTATTCAGCAGCTTTTAAATTAACACATGATCCAAAGTATCAATCATTCATACCTCAAATAACCCCACATGGATTTAGGCACACTCACGCAACATGGTTATTTGAAAAGAACCCAGGCATCTTACCTAAAACTGTTCAAAAACGCTTAGGTCATAAAAATATCGGTGTTACATTAAACATTTATACTCACGTTTCATCTAATCAAAATGAATTATTGTCAGATACACTAAATCAAATATAG